From Paenibacillus sp. V4I7, one genomic window encodes:
- the sbnA gene encoding 2,3-diaminopropionate biosynthesis protein SbnA has translation MQLEGGIVEAIGGTPLIRLERLFKDQPFEVYGKMEWMNPGGSAKDRPALYMLREAIRRGEVTRDSVIVESSSGNLAISLAQLCCYLGLRFICVVDPRTTEQHKQIIRSFHGEIDLVTEPDAETGEFLPARIRRVGELVGQIPNAYWTNQYASPDNAKAHMETTMSEIGEQLGPIDYLFCGVSSCGTIRGCMEYIRSRRWSTQIVAVDAEGSVIFGGEKGSRRFPGLGAGMIPGLYKHDVADLVIYVSDMDCVEGCRALVRSEAILAGASSGGVISAIRKMSGSIPDGAVCAAILPDRGERYLNTVYNDEWVLQEIGSNPSTWYGRLAYDLFTR, from the coding sequence CATTCGAAGTTTACGGGAAGATGGAGTGGATGAATCCAGGGGGCAGCGCGAAGGATAGGCCAGCACTTTATATGCTTCGAGAAGCGATACGGCGTGGTGAAGTGACCCGCGACAGCGTCATTGTGGAATCGAGTTCAGGTAATTTGGCTATTAGTCTTGCGCAGCTATGCTGTTATCTTGGACTGCGATTCATCTGTGTGGTTGATCCCCGCACAACCGAGCAGCATAAGCAGATTATCCGCAGCTTTCATGGAGAAATTGATCTTGTCACGGAACCTGACGCGGAGACTGGTGAATTTTTGCCCGCACGGATTCGGAGAGTAGGCGAGCTGGTTGGACAAATACCGAATGCGTATTGGACCAATCAGTATGCAAGCCCTGATAATGCCAAGGCACATATGGAGACGACAATGTCGGAAATCGGAGAGCAATTGGGACCGATTGACTATTTATTTTGTGGCGTAAGTTCATGTGGAACGATTCGAGGGTGTATGGAATACATCCGAAGTCGTAGGTGGTCCACACAGATTGTAGCTGTGGATGCGGAAGGAAGTGTCATTTTTGGCGGGGAAAAAGGTTCGAGAAGGTTCCCGGGGCTCGGCGCCGGAATGATACCAGGTCTATACAAACATGATGTAGCGGACCTTGTCATTTACGTTTCTGACATGGATTGCGTAGAAGGCTGCCGCGCTTTAGTGCGGAGTGAAGCGATTTTGGCGGGTGCCTCTTCTGGAGGCGTTATTTCTGCGATCCGCAAAATGAGCGGAAGCATCCCTGATGGAGCGGTTTGTGCCGCCATTTTACCAGATCGAGGCGAGCGTTATTTGAACACTGTGTACAACGACGAATGGGTTTTGCAAGAGATAGGCTCTAATCCGAGTACCTGGTATGGGAGACTGGCGTATGATTTATTTACAAGATGA
- a CDS encoding 2,3-diaminopropionate biosynthesis protein SbnB, with product MIYLQDDHIREIGIDWTKLTDIIQDVVAIKDSGDCVHPLKPYLRFREQANRIIAMPAFVGGTIEMSGIKWIASFPNNNRLGLPRAHNTIILNKPTTGEPLAFIHSGLLNGLRTAAVSGVMLSHYIATRQPADLRISVIGWGPIGRLHLDMCIALFGEKIKRVTVYDLKGVDPSTVPAAVQGITDITSDWRSGYRRANVIATCTVSAQRYIDEAPPKGALLLNISLRDFWPESVAKVKAIIVDDWREVCRENTDIEQLHLQYDLQEPDVMTLADIVLRNRLKDISAEESIYFNPMGLGVFDIALAGYYWKEALDLNKGIRLESSRSV from the coding sequence ATGATTTATTTACAAGATGACCATATCCGAGAAATCGGAATCGATTGGACGAAGCTAACTGACATCATCCAAGATGTCGTTGCCATTAAAGACAGTGGTGACTGTGTACACCCCTTAAAGCCGTACTTACGATTCCGTGAGCAGGCCAACCGGATTATAGCGATGCCTGCTTTCGTAGGCGGAACTATCGAGATGTCGGGAATTAAGTGGATTGCAAGCTTTCCGAATAATAACCGCCTCGGCCTTCCTAGAGCGCATAATACCATTATTCTAAATAAGCCTACTACTGGTGAGCCTCTGGCATTTATCCACAGCGGCTTGCTGAATGGCTTGCGGACAGCGGCGGTGAGCGGTGTCATGCTTAGTCATTATATCGCAACCAGGCAGCCTGCTGATTTGCGCATCAGTGTGATAGGGTGGGGACCCATTGGTCGGTTGCACCTCGATATGTGTATCGCGTTATTCGGAGAAAAGATTAAACGGGTGACTGTGTACGATCTGAAGGGTGTAGATCCAAGCACGGTTCCTGCTGCCGTTCAAGGGATTACTGACATCACAAGCGATTGGCGGTCCGGCTATCGAAGAGCTAACGTAATTGCCACATGTACCGTCTCTGCACAAAGGTATATCGACGAGGCTCCACCAAAAGGGGCACTGCTGCTCAATATATCGCTAAGGGATTTTTGGCCGGAAAGCGTAGCCAAGGTGAAGGCTATTATCGTGGATGATTGGCGAGAGGTATGTCGTGAAAATACGGACATCGAACAACTGCATCTGCAGTATGATTTACAGGAGCCAGATGTTATGACGTTAGCAGATATTGTGCTGCGTAATCGATTGAAAGATATTTCTGCGGAGGAGTCGATTTACTTCAATCCGATGGGTTTAGGTGTCTTCGATATTGCTTTAGCCGGGTATTATTGGAAGGAAGCGTTGGACTTGAACAAGGGCATAAGGTTAGAGAGCAGTCGATCTGTTTAA
- a CDS encoding NAD(P)/FAD-dependent oxidoreductase yields MKKYDTAIIGGGLAGLIAAIELAKDGNKVVVLEKSGRLGGRAITNKKNGVSFNLGGHALYRAGKAYSILQELGVHIDGGAPSSKVNAIWNNQILPMPASPMSMLSSKLLSWSGKMTLLRMVMKLNKIDLTTLSNSTLRDWAEGEIPDPMVRHIFYALCRTATYTHDPDYQLAGPVLAQVQRSLKGVLYLHGGWQTIVDQLHDKAVQAGVHIVSGKDVKEIVHQDGKVQKLKLADEEYLEISNVISTASASETYKLVRDADHTVLKRWKDEARPSKAACLDLGLKKLPVRGRDVAIALDQPIFFSHHTFQAKLSDDGTLVVHLVKYNGPGESDPKADEQILTATMNTLHPGWEQEVVARQFLPNITVVHDYMHIGKSDRLTGPAVQGIRGLYVAGDWVSHGEMLVDASAASAKRAAEAILKESHLA; encoded by the coding sequence ATGAAAAAATACGACACAGCGATTATTGGTGGAGGCTTAGCTGGATTAATTGCGGCCATCGAATTAGCTAAGGATGGAAATAAAGTGGTTGTTTTGGAGAAATCGGGGCGCTTGGGAGGCAGGGCCATTACGAATAAGAAAAATGGTGTTTCCTTTAACTTAGGCGGGCATGCGTTATACCGCGCTGGGAAAGCGTACTCGATTCTACAAGAGCTTGGAGTTCACATAGATGGGGGTGCGCCTTCATCCAAAGTGAATGCCATCTGGAACAATCAAATTCTGCCAATGCCAGCGAGTCCGATGAGTATGTTATCATCTAAGCTTCTATCATGGTCTGGCAAAATGACTCTCCTGCGAATGGTGATGAAGTTAAACAAAATCGATTTAACCACATTAAGCAATTCAACCTTGAGGGATTGGGCTGAAGGTGAGATTCCTGATCCGATGGTACGTCATATTTTCTATGCGCTGTGCAGAACCGCCACATACACGCACGATCCAGACTATCAGCTGGCCGGTCCCGTACTGGCACAAGTACAGCGTTCACTTAAGGGGGTCCTATACCTCCATGGCGGCTGGCAAACGATCGTGGATCAGCTTCACGACAAAGCGGTTCAAGCGGGGGTGCATATCGTTAGCGGCAAAGATGTGAAAGAGATCGTGCATCAGGATGGCAAGGTTCAAAAGCTTAAGCTTGCTGATGAGGAATATCTAGAAATTTCAAACGTGATCAGCACCGCTTCCGCTTCTGAGACCTACAAGCTCGTTCGTGATGCCGATCATACGGTACTGAAACGTTGGAAGGATGAGGCACGTCCATCGAAAGCGGCATGCCTTGATTTAGGATTGAAGAAGCTGCCCGTCCGCGGACGAGATGTTGCGATCGCTCTGGATCAACCTATCTTTTTCTCCCATCATACCTTCCAAGCCAAATTAAGTGATGACGGTACATTGGTTGTGCATTTGGTGAAGTATAACGGACCTGGGGAAAGCGATCCTAAGGCAGACGAGCAAATACTAACTGCTACCATGAATACACTTCATCCAGGCTGGGAACAAGAAGTTGTCGCAAGACAGTTCCTACCCAATATTACGGTTGTCCACGACTATATGCATATAGGTAAATCAGATAGGTTAACAGGTCCGGCTGTTCAGGGTATTCGTGGCCTTTATGTGGCTGGGGACTGGGTCAGTCATGGTGAAATGCTTGTTGACGCATCAGCGGCAAGCGCCAAACGAGCGGCAGAGGCTATTTTAAAAGAAAGCCATTTAGCGTAA